The Mycolicibacterium fluoranthenivorans genome has a window encoding:
- a CDS encoding patatin-like phospholipase family protein yields MSSLSADLVLSGGGVKGVGLVGAVVALLEAGYAVQRVSGTSAGSIVGAIVAAGSELTSAEVKDLALQLDYHKFRDPVPAQRLPVIGSSLAVLLGDGMYRGDYAHDWVQSQLRNLGVRTFGDLAIDDDELPPEQRYKLVVTVADVTTGQLVRLPWDYRRVYGLDPDEQSVADAVRASMSIPFYFRPVTLTSAAGLTSTLLDGGLLSNFPVDSLDRTDGVAPRWPSFGITLLPDLPDGIDQVLPDWGLLHRLGPPRLLDDVITTVLVGRDQAYLNQPWVSARTIRVDSTEVGFLDFGITDAQVQALYAKGYHAAQAFLAGWDWDTYLLRFRPTSPIV; encoded by the coding sequence GTGTCGTCGTTGTCCGCCGATCTGGTGCTCTCCGGTGGGGGAGTCAAGGGTGTCGGACTCGTCGGTGCCGTCGTCGCGCTGCTGGAGGCCGGGTACGCCGTGCAGCGGGTATCCGGTACGTCGGCCGGATCGATCGTCGGCGCCATCGTGGCGGCGGGCTCGGAACTCACCAGTGCCGAGGTCAAAGACCTTGCGCTGCAGCTGGATTACCACAAGTTTCGCGATCCCGTCCCGGCGCAGCGGCTGCCGGTCATCGGCAGTTCGCTGGCGGTGTTGCTGGGCGACGGAATGTACCGGGGTGATTACGCCCACGACTGGGTGCAGAGTCAGCTGCGCAATCTCGGCGTCCGCACGTTCGGTGATCTCGCCATCGACGACGACGAGCTGCCGCCCGAACAGCGCTACAAACTCGTCGTCACCGTCGCGGATGTCACCACGGGCCAGCTGGTCCGGCTGCCGTGGGACTATCGGCGGGTTTACGGCCTGGACCCGGATGAACAGAGCGTGGCGGACGCCGTGCGCGCGTCGATGTCCATTCCGTTCTATTTCCGTCCGGTGACCTTGACCAGCGCCGCGGGTCTCACCTCGACCCTGCTGGACGGTGGTCTGCTGTCGAACTTCCCGGTCGATTCCCTGGACCGCACCGACGGGGTGGCGCCGCGCTGGCCCAGCTTCGGCATCACGCTGCTGCCCGATCTGCCGGACGGCATCGATCAGGTGCTGCCCGACTGGGGTCTGCTGCACCGGCTGGGGCCACCGCGGCTGCTCGACGATGTCATCACCACGGTGTTGGTCGGGCGGGATCAGGCCTACCTCAACCAGCCGTGGGTGAGCGCCCGCACCATCCGGGTCGACTCGACCGAGGTCGGGTTTCTCGACTTCGGCATCACCGATGCCCAAGTGCAGGCCCTGTACGCCAAGGGCTATCACGCCGCGCAGGCCTTCCTGGCCGGCTGGGACTGGGACACCTACCTGCTCCGATTCCGTCCGACCAGCCCGATAGTCTGA
- a CDS encoding AMP-binding protein — protein sequence MRPIPVDLTKRYVEQGWWRPETLGQMVADGLAASPDAGFYVHSETRPYAGTFAEVELQARRLAAGLQERGVGPGDVVALQLPNWMEAAVAFWASAFLGAVTVPIVHFYGRKELGHIIATAQPKVFLSTERFGRMSFQPDLCAGIPIVGLVGHRTFDALLADEPLVGTVAADPAGRALIAFTSGTTKEPKGVVHSHQTLGFETRQLLDNYPPNRGRQLTATPIGHFIGMIGAFLIPVLEGAPIDLCDVWDPGKVLDLIEREGLSIGGGPPYFVTSLMDHPRFDEGHLAKFTTVGLGGSTVPATVTRRLADQGLFVYRSYGSTEHPSITGSGVGAPEDKRLFTDGNVRPGVEIRLGPDGEIFSRGPDLCLGYTDDALTATCFDEEGWYRTGDIGVLDEDGYLTITDRATDLIIRGGENISALEVEEVLLSMPQIAEAAVVAAPDARLGERVAAVLRVRSGQVMPTLEQVRGHFDESGAARQKWPEELHQVPDGEDYPRTASGKVQKFRIRQLVREAAAKAH from the coding sequence ATGCGTCCCATCCCCGTTGACCTGACCAAACGGTACGTGGAGCAAGGGTGGTGGCGGCCGGAGACCCTCGGTCAGATGGTGGCCGACGGCCTGGCGGCCAGCCCGGACGCCGGCTTCTATGTGCACTCCGAGACCCGGCCCTACGCGGGCACCTTCGCCGAGGTCGAACTGCAGGCCAGGAGGTTGGCCGCCGGTCTGCAAGAACGTGGCGTCGGCCCTGGTGATGTGGTGGCGCTGCAGCTGCCCAACTGGATGGAGGCCGCCGTCGCGTTCTGGGCGTCGGCATTCCTGGGTGCGGTGACCGTGCCGATCGTGCACTTCTACGGGCGCAAGGAACTCGGGCACATCATCGCCACCGCCCAACCCAAGGTCTTCCTGTCCACCGAACGGTTCGGCCGGATGTCCTTCCAGCCTGATCTGTGCGCCGGCATACCGATCGTCGGCCTGGTCGGGCACCGCACCTTCGATGCTCTGCTGGCCGACGAACCGCTGGTGGGCACGGTCGCCGCCGACCCGGCCGGCAGGGCGCTCATCGCCTTCACCTCCGGTACCACCAAGGAACCCAAGGGTGTCGTGCACAGCCATCAGACATTGGGTTTCGAGACCCGCCAGCTGCTGGACAACTACCCACCCAACCGGGGCCGACAGCTCACCGCGACACCGATCGGCCACTTCATCGGCATGATCGGGGCGTTCCTGATCCCGGTGCTGGAAGGCGCGCCGATCGACCTCTGCGATGTATGGGATCCGGGCAAGGTGCTGGACCTCATCGAGCGCGAGGGCCTGTCCATCGGTGGCGGGCCGCCCTACTTCGTCACCAGCCTGATGGATCACCCGCGGTTCGACGAGGGCCACCTCGCGAAGTTCACCACGGTGGGCCTCGGTGGCTCGACCGTGCCGGCGACCGTCACCCGGCGGTTGGCCGACCAGGGCCTGTTCGTCTACCGCTCCTACGGCAGTACCGAACATCCGTCCATCACCGGGTCCGGTGTCGGGGCGCCCGAGGACAAGCGCCTGTTCACCGACGGCAATGTTCGGCCGGGGGTGGAGATCCGGCTCGGGCCCGACGGTGAGATCTTCAGCAGGGGCCCTGACCTGTGCCTGGGCTACACCGATGACGCGCTGACCGCGACATGCTTCGACGAGGAGGGTTGGTATCGCACCGGTGACATCGGCGTGCTCGACGAGGACGGCTACCTGACCATCACCGATCGCGCCACCGACCTGATCATCCGGGGTGGCGAGAACATCAGCGCCCTCGAAGTCGAGGAAGTACTGCTGAGCATGCCGCAGATTGCCGAGGCTGCGGTGGTGGCCGCTCCCGACGCCCGACTGGGCGAGCGGGTGGCGGCGGTTCTCCGGGTCCGCAGCGGTCAGGTTATGCCGACGCTTGAGCAGGTCAGAGGGCATTTCGACGAATCCGGGGCGGCGCGGCAGAAGTGGCCCGAGGAGTTGCACCAGGTCCCGGACGGCGAGGACTACCCGCGTACCGCCAGCGGCAAGGTGCAGAAGTTCCGTATCCGCCAGCTCGTCCGCGAGGCGGCAGCCAAGGCCCACTAG
- a CDS encoding TetR/AcrR family transcriptional regulator → MTTSRRIGAPDAKNRGVLLDAAEALMLEEGYAAVTSRRVADKAGLKPQLVHYYFRTMDDLFLAVFRRRAEQGLAVQAAALQTAQPLWALWRFGTDPAATRLTMEFMGLANHRKALRAEIGHFAERFRDDQRVAVAAALDRYGLDTSEVPPVVWTVFATSLSRVLVMERELGMSAGHAETLAFVERWLHELEGPAQPLEIPLPDGQLLRIEDGVPEVVPAAP, encoded by the coding sequence ATGACGACGTCGCGCAGGATCGGGGCACCGGATGCCAAGAATCGTGGTGTCCTGCTCGATGCCGCCGAGGCGCTGATGCTCGAGGAGGGCTACGCCGCGGTGACGTCGCGCCGGGTCGCCGACAAGGCCGGCCTCAAGCCGCAGTTGGTCCACTACTACTTCCGCACCATGGACGACCTGTTCCTTGCGGTCTTCCGTCGCAGGGCCGAACAAGGGCTGGCGGTGCAGGCGGCGGCATTGCAGACCGCGCAGCCGCTGTGGGCGCTGTGGCGGTTCGGCACCGATCCGGCGGCGACGCGGCTGACGATGGAGTTCATGGGGCTGGCGAACCATCGCAAGGCCCTGCGCGCCGAGATCGGTCACTTCGCCGAGCGGTTCCGCGATGACCAGCGTGTCGCGGTGGCCGCCGCGCTGGACCGCTACGGGCTGGATACCTCGGAAGTGCCGCCGGTGGTGTGGACGGTGTTCGCCACCAGCCTGTCCCGGGTGCTCGTCATGGAGCGGGAACTCGGCATGTCCGCCGGGCACGCCGAGACGCTGGCGTTCGTAGAGCGCTGGCTGCACGAGTTGGAGGGACCCGCGCAACCGCTGGAGATCCCACTGCCCGACGGTCAGCTGCTGCGCATCGAGGACGGCGTGCCCGAAGTGGTGCCCGCGGCCCCGTAG
- a CDS encoding IspD/TarI family cytidylyltransferase → MPTPDTLGSAVGVVLAAGIGSRVGADGNKAYLRLAGRSMVAWSVHAVAATPEIGRTILVYRKGERDIAESTVREDLPDTAVEYVAGGDTRHDSESNVLAHLAGDIDAGTVDVVLIHDAARPLATPDLMRAALTTARTFGGAVPAVDAHGTLRADTLAGFTERLVRVQTPQAFRAAPLLAAYRRAGAEGFDGTDTSSCVQHFTDVDVRVFPGASDNLKVTFRHDIALADHLLSDRR, encoded by the coding sequence ATGCCCACCCCCGACACCCTAGGGTCCGCCGTCGGAGTCGTGCTCGCCGCAGGTATCGGATCGCGGGTCGGCGCCGACGGCAACAAGGCGTATCTCCGGCTGGCGGGCCGTTCGATGGTGGCGTGGTCGGTGCACGCCGTCGCGGCCACCCCCGAGATCGGCCGCACCATCCTGGTGTATCGCAAAGGTGAACGGGATATCGCCGAAAGCACCGTGCGCGAAGACCTTCCGGACACCGCGGTGGAGTATGTGGCGGGCGGGGACACCCGCCACGACTCGGAGTCCAATGTGCTGGCCCACCTCGCCGGCGATATCGATGCCGGCACCGTCGACGTGGTGCTGATCCACGATGCCGCCCGCCCCCTCGCCACGCCGGATCTGATGCGGGCGGCACTGACCACCGCGCGCACCTTCGGCGGCGCGGTGCCCGCGGTGGACGCCCACGGCACGTTGCGGGCGGATACCCTCGCCGGGTTCACCGAACGTCTGGTGCGGGTGCAGACACCCCAGGCGTTCCGGGCCGCGCCACTGCTGGCCGCCTACCGGCGGGCCGGTGCGGAGGGATTCGACGGCACCGACACCTCGTCGTGTGTGCAGCACTTCACCGATGTCGACGTGCGGGTGTTCCCCGGGGCGTCGGACAATCTGAAGGTGACCTTCCGCCACGACATCGCACTGGCCGACCACCTGCTCAGCGACAGGCGATGA
- a CDS encoding 2-C-methyl-D-erythritol 4-phosphate cytidylyltransferase — translation MLTPIAGRSALWRVVDSLAAADLHSVVVTAAPALVADIDRALAGTAATVLAAPDGDGLPAAVEHLRAEAVSHVLVADPRQVLISPQVIGRVRAALAGGAAKVVPIVPVTDTVKTVDAQGRILATVDRSALRTAQYPYGAAVDALANVDIVTVEGDPDAILADLPADTALIEALIACR, via the coding sequence GTGTTGACACCGATAGCGGGCCGCTCGGCGTTGTGGCGCGTGGTGGATTCGTTGGCGGCGGCCGACCTGCACAGCGTGGTGGTGACGGCCGCGCCGGCACTGGTGGCCGATATCGACCGTGCGCTGGCAGGCACCGCGGCGACGGTACTGGCCGCACCGGACGGTGACGGCTTGCCCGCCGCCGTGGAACACCTTCGGGCGGAGGCGGTTTCCCATGTCCTGGTGGCCGACCCGCGCCAGGTGCTGATCTCACCGCAGGTGATCGGGCGGGTCAGGGCGGCGCTGGCCGGCGGCGCCGCCAAGGTGGTGCCGATCGTGCCGGTCACCGACACCGTCAAAACCGTTGACGCGCAAGGGCGCATCCTGGCGACCGTGGACCGGTCGGCGCTGCGGACCGCTCAGTACCCCTACGGTGCCGCCGTCGACGCACTGGCGAACGTGGACATCGTCACCGTCGAAGGCGATCCCGACGCGATCCTGGCGGACCTGCCGGCCGACACCGCCTTGATCGAGGCGCTCATCGCCTGTCGCTGA
- a CDS encoding amidohydrolase family protein: MGQLSHRVDVPFPLFDADNHLYEPPEAMTKYLPKEYKDIVQYVEVNGRTKIALKGQISNYIPNPTFSVVAKPGAWEEYFKYGNPDGKSKRELFGEPMKAIPAFFEPEPRIKVMDELGVDRSLMFPTLASLIEERLSDDPLAIHVIIHALNEWLHEVWGFNHKGRIFTTPVITLPIVEKAIEELEWAVKRGARAILIRPAPVPGFRGPRSFALPEFDPFWERVVHHDIFVGMHSSDSGYSRYTSEWDGAAQEMLPFQTNAMSILNEWRPIQDAVASWVIHGALFRFPKLKVGIVEAGSKWMFPLLDSMAEVYKKAPEAFLGNPMEEIKNRIYVSPFYEEGIDDLINLIGVDQVLYGSDWPHPEGLAEPTHYITALEHLALEDQAKIMGGNLGRLITA; the protein is encoded by the coding sequence ATGGGACAACTGTCGCATCGTGTCGACGTGCCGTTTCCGCTTTTCGATGCGGACAACCACCTGTACGAACCGCCGGAGGCGATGACGAAGTACCTCCCGAAGGAGTACAAGGACATCGTTCAGTACGTCGAGGTCAACGGTCGTACCAAGATCGCGCTCAAGGGCCAGATCAGTAACTACATCCCGAACCCCACCTTCTCGGTGGTCGCCAAGCCCGGCGCCTGGGAGGAGTACTTCAAGTACGGAAACCCCGACGGCAAGAGCAAGCGGGAACTGTTCGGTGAGCCGATGAAGGCCATCCCGGCCTTCTTCGAGCCCGAGCCCCGCATCAAGGTGATGGATGAACTCGGCGTCGACCGCAGCCTGATGTTCCCGACCTTGGCCAGCCTGATCGAGGAGCGGCTGTCCGACGATCCGCTCGCCATCCACGTGATCATCCACGCGCTCAACGAGTGGCTGCACGAGGTCTGGGGCTTCAACCACAAGGGCCGCATCTTCACCACCCCGGTGATCACCCTGCCCATCGTCGAGAAGGCGATCGAGGAACTGGAGTGGGCCGTCAAGCGCGGCGCGCGCGCCATCCTGATCCGTCCCGCCCCGGTGCCGGGCTTCCGCGGGCCGCGCTCCTTCGCGCTGCCGGAATTCGATCCCTTCTGGGAGCGGGTCGTGCACCACGACATCTTCGTCGGCATGCACTCGTCGGACAGCGGCTACTCGCGCTACACCTCCGAATGGGACGGCGCCGCGCAGGAGATGCTGCCGTTCCAGACCAACGCGATGTCGATCCTCAACGAGTGGCGCCCCATCCAGGATGCGGTGGCCTCCTGGGTGATCCACGGTGCGCTGTTCCGCTTCCCGAAGCTGAAGGTTGGCATCGTCGAGGCCGGCTCGAAGTGGATGTTCCCGCTGCTGGATTCGATGGCCGAGGTGTACAAGAAGGCCCCCGAGGCCTTCCTGGGCAACCCGATGGAAGAGATCAAGAACCGCATCTACGTCAGCCCGTTCTACGAAGAGGGTATCGACGACCTGATCAACCTGATCGGTGTGGACCAGGTGCTCTACGGATCGGACTGGCCGCACCCCGAGGGCCTGGCCGAGCCGACGCACTACATCACCGCGCTCGAGCATCTCGCCCTGGAAGACCAGGCGAAGATCATGGGCGGCAACCTCGGACGCCTCATCACCGCGTGA
- a CDS encoding cytochrome P450 — MSRRFLIPAQPWENRYMTTDYATLDFLTDQSLVPNPYPYFDYLRDQNPVLEVPPWGCIAVTGYEEAVAVYKDTETYSNAIAVGGPFPPLPFTPEGDDISEQLAAHRHLLPMFEHMVTMDPPDHTKARSLLNRLLTPSRLKENEDFMWRLADNQLDEFLSNGHCEFLAEYAKPFSLLVIADLLGVPEEDHKVFRTVLGADRPGARVGSLEGEVVSENPLQFLDDQFVAYLQDRRANPREDVLTSLATALYPDGSVPEVIDVVRSATFLFAAGQETTTKLLSAAMRVLAENPEVQDRLRKDRTLIPTFVEESLRLESPVKCDFRLVRRKTTLAGVDIPAGGMVMVLPGAVNRDPRRFDNPHELRLDRKNVREHMAFGRGVHSCPGGPLARVEGRVSLERILDRMVDIHVDADKHGPVGDQNFNYEPTFVLRGLTDLNIRFTPVA; from the coding sequence ATGAGTCGCCGATTCCTGATTCCCGCACAGCCCTGGGAGAACCGCTATATGACGACCGACTACGCGACGCTGGATTTCCTCACCGACCAGTCGCTGGTGCCCAACCCGTACCCGTACTTCGACTACCTCCGCGACCAGAACCCGGTGCTGGAGGTTCCACCATGGGGCTGCATCGCGGTCACCGGCTACGAAGAGGCGGTCGCGGTCTACAAGGACACCGAGACCTACTCCAATGCGATCGCGGTCGGCGGACCGTTCCCGCCGCTGCCGTTCACCCCGGAGGGTGACGACATCTCCGAGCAGCTCGCGGCGCACCGGCACCTGCTGCCGATGTTCGAGCACATGGTCACCATGGACCCGCCCGACCATACGAAGGCGCGCTCACTGCTGAACCGGCTGCTCACGCCGAGCCGGCTCAAGGAGAACGAGGACTTCATGTGGCGGCTGGCGGACAACCAGCTCGATGAGTTCCTGTCCAACGGACACTGCGAATTCCTCGCCGAGTACGCCAAGCCGTTCTCCCTCTTGGTGATCGCCGACCTGCTCGGCGTGCCGGAGGAGGACCACAAGGTGTTCCGCACCGTCCTCGGAGCCGACCGACCGGGAGCTCGCGTCGGCTCACTGGAAGGCGAGGTCGTCTCGGAGAACCCACTGCAGTTCCTCGACGACCAGTTCGTCGCGTACCTGCAGGACCGCCGCGCCAACCCGCGCGAGGACGTCCTCACCTCACTGGCGACCGCGCTGTACCCGGACGGGTCGGTGCCAGAGGTCATCGACGTAGTGCGCTCGGCGACCTTCCTCTTCGCGGCGGGCCAGGAGACCACCACCAAACTGCTCAGCGCCGCCATGCGCGTGCTGGCCGAGAACCCCGAAGTGCAGGACAGACTCCGCAAGGACCGGACCCTGATCCCCACCTTCGTCGAGGAGTCACTGCGGCTGGAGAGCCCGGTCAAATGCGACTTCCGGCTCGTCCGGCGCAAGACCACCCTGGCCGGAGTCGACATCCCGGCCGGCGGCATGGTGATGGTGCTGCCAGGCGCGGTCAACCGCGACCCCCGGCGTTTCGACAATCCGCACGAACTGCGCCTGGACCGCAAGAACGTCCGCGAGCACATGGCCTTCGGCCGGGGCGTGCACTCCTGCCCGGGCGGTCCGCTGGCCCGCGTCGAGGGCCGGGTGTCACTGGAACGGATCCTGGACCGGATGGTCGACATCCACGTCGACGCCGACAAGCACGGCCCGGTCGGAGACCAGAACTTCAACTACGAACCGACGTTCGTCCTGCGCGGCCTGACCGACCTGAACATCAGGTTCACGCCGGTCGCCTGA
- a CDS encoding TetR/AcrR family transcriptional regulator, giving the protein MTSGSPPTTESGDTRRRILDAALDLASTTGLRKYSMEQIARTAKIGRATLYLYFNGREALIAALVEAELARYFADIQSVIDRYQDTDDRLVHGFAAAYRGLHHHPAFTTVLRVNPELLTPYLIADNSTAMELARAFVYSAVREGELPDDVRAQFAEHVARAIHSFVLIPGGVLELDSADGPEDYARRFLLPVRRALSGGL; this is encoded by the coding sequence GTGACATCCGGGAGTCCCCCCACCACCGAATCCGGTGATACGCGCCGTCGGATCCTGGACGCCGCGCTGGATCTGGCCTCGACGACCGGACTGCGCAAGTACTCCATGGAGCAGATCGCCCGGACCGCCAAGATCGGCCGGGCCACGCTCTACCTCTATTTCAACGGCCGCGAAGCACTGATCGCCGCGCTGGTGGAGGCCGAACTGGCCCGCTACTTCGCCGATATCCAGTCCGTCATCGACCGCTACCAGGACACCGACGACCGATTGGTCCACGGCTTCGCCGCGGCCTACCGGGGCCTGCACCACCATCCCGCGTTCACCACCGTCTTACGGGTCAACCCCGAGCTACTCACGCCGTACCTGATCGCGGACAACTCGACGGCCATGGAACTGGCCCGCGCGTTCGTCTACTCGGCCGTCCGGGAGGGCGAGCTGCCCGACGATGTCCGTGCCCAGTTCGCCGAACATGTGGCGCGGGCGATTCACTCGTTCGTCCTCATCCCCGGTGGCGTCCTCGAACTCGACTCCGCCGACGGTCCCGAGGACTACGCCCGGCGGTTTCTGTTGCCGGTACGCCGGGCCCTCTCCGGCGGCCTGTAG
- a CDS encoding FadD3 family acyl-CoA ligase, with protein MSDWRTIPEMVLRAADRFGDAEAVVDGPQRLSFVELVERIRQASGAFNGFGIGKGDRVALWAPNSVEWIVAAFGIMTAGGVLVPVNTRFKTDEAADVVARSGAKAVLVQQGFFGQEFAIPGVPSIDLRSDFLSSGAPFVAAVDGDDVSDVIYTSGTTGRPKGAMMCHRQTLRMYEEWATLADLRRGDRYLMINPYFHTFGLKAGLIASFLRGATMLPVAVFDIDAVVDLVERERITMLPGPPTLYHSLLTVADKSKLATLRAGVTGAADIPVELIRRIRDELPFQSLMTGYGLTEAGNVTLSRPGDTPDDVATTAGVPCQDVDVRIAEDGEVLVRGYSVMRGYLDDPAATAEAIDPDGWLHTGDLGEFTASGRLKIVGRKKDMFIVGGFNAYPAEIEGVLMQHPAVAQVAVIGVPDERMGQVGKAFVVCHHPLGADELIGWSRELMAGYKVPRYVRFVDALPTNATGKVMKNQLV; from the coding sequence GTGAGCGACTGGCGGACCATCCCCGAGATGGTCCTGCGTGCTGCGGACCGGTTCGGCGACGCCGAGGCCGTCGTCGACGGTCCGCAGCGCCTGTCTTTCGTCGAACTCGTCGAACGCATCCGGCAGGCGTCGGGTGCGTTCAACGGATTCGGTATCGGCAAAGGGGATCGGGTGGCCCTGTGGGCGCCCAACTCCGTCGAGTGGATCGTCGCCGCGTTCGGCATCATGACCGCCGGCGGTGTCCTGGTGCCGGTCAACACCCGGTTCAAGACCGACGAGGCCGCCGACGTGGTGGCCCGCAGCGGCGCCAAAGCCGTTCTGGTGCAACAGGGTTTCTTCGGCCAGGAATTCGCGATTCCCGGTGTGCCGAGCATCGACCTGCGCTCGGATTTCCTGAGCAGCGGTGCGCCCTTCGTGGCTGCGGTCGACGGGGACGACGTCTCCGATGTCATCTACACCTCGGGTACCACCGGCCGGCCCAAGGGCGCGATGATGTGCCATCGGCAGACGCTGCGGATGTACGAGGAATGGGCCACCCTGGCGGATCTGCGCCGCGGTGACCGCTACCTGATGATCAACCCCTACTTCCACACCTTCGGGCTCAAAGCCGGTCTGATCGCCTCCTTTCTGCGCGGGGCGACCATGTTGCCCGTCGCCGTGTTCGACATCGACGCGGTGGTGGATCTCGTTGAACGCGAACGCATCACGATGTTACCGGGGCCGCCCACGCTGTATCACTCGCTGTTGACCGTCGCCGACAAGTCCAAGTTGGCGACGCTGCGCGCGGGAGTGACCGGCGCGGCCGACATCCCCGTCGAACTCATCCGCCGTATTCGTGACGAGCTGCCGTTCCAGAGCCTGATGACCGGCTACGGCCTGACCGAGGCGGGCAATGTCACGTTGTCGCGGCCCGGCGATACGCCCGACGACGTCGCCACTACGGCAGGGGTGCCGTGCCAGGACGTCGACGTCCGCATCGCCGAGGACGGCGAGGTGCTCGTGCGGGGCTACAGCGTCATGCGCGGTTACCTGGACGACCCGGCCGCCACGGCGGAGGCGATCGACCCCGACGGCTGGCTGCACACCGGTGACCTCGGTGAGTTCACCGCATCCGGCCGGCTCAAGATCGTCGGCCGCAAGAAGGACATGTTCATCGTCGGCGGGTTCAACGCCTATCCGGCCGAGATCGAGGGTGTCCTGATGCAGCATCCCGCCGTGGCTCAGGTCGCCGTCATCGGCGTGCCCGACGAGCGGATGGGCCAGGTGGGTAAGGCTTTCGTGGTGTGCCATCACCCGCTGGGCGCCGACGAGCTGATCGGCTGGAGCCGGGAACTGATGGCCGGATACAAGGTGCCGCGGTACGTCCGCTTCGTGGATGCGCTGCCCACCAACGCCACCGGCAAGGTGATGAAGAACCAACTCGTCTGA
- a CDS encoding enoyl-CoA hydratase/isomerase family protein: MVDLEIEDGLAVVTVNRPHARNAISLDTMNELGAALDSAADASALVITGGGDKAFVSGGDLKELAALRTELEAAEMAWRMRTICDRIAGFPGPVLAALNGHALGGGAEFAVAADIRIAADDIKIGFNQVSLAIMPAWGGAERLGALVGRGRALLLAGTGRVLGAAEAQRLGLIDEVVPRADFAEHWRTTAQLLARRPGASIKRVINGTTTTDAVAAFAKLWVSEEHWEAADKVLNKGK, translated from the coding sequence ATGGTCGACCTCGAGATCGAGGACGGATTAGCGGTTGTCACCGTGAATCGCCCGCACGCGCGCAACGCCATTTCGTTGGACACCATGAACGAACTCGGTGCGGCGTTGGACAGTGCGGCGGACGCCTCCGCGTTGGTCATCACCGGCGGTGGTGACAAGGCGTTCGTCTCGGGCGGTGATCTCAAGGAGCTGGCCGCGCTGCGCACCGAACTGGAGGCCGCCGAGATGGCCTGGCGCATGCGCACCATCTGCGACCGCATCGCCGGCTTCCCCGGCCCGGTGCTTGCGGCCCTCAACGGTCACGCACTCGGCGGCGGCGCGGAGTTCGCCGTGGCCGCCGATATCCGCATCGCCGCCGACGACATCAAGATCGGCTTCAACCAGGTGTCGCTGGCGATCATGCCGGCCTGGGGCGGAGCCGAGCGCCTCGGTGCGTTGGTCGGCCGCGGCCGCGCACTGCTGCTGGCCGGCACGGGCCGGGTGCTCGGCGCCGCGGAGGCGCAGCGCCTCGGCCTGATCGACGAGGTGGTCCCGCGCGCCGATTTCGCCGAGCACTGGCGCACGACGGCTCAGTTGCTCGCCCGCCGGCCCGGCGCGTCCATCAAGCGCGTCATCAATGGGACCACCACGACCGATGCGGTCGCCGCCTTCGCGAAACTATGGGTGTCCGAAGAGCATTGGGAAGCCGCCGACAAGGTACTGAACAAGGGCAAGTAG